In a genomic window of Thermithiobacillus tepidarius DSM 3134:
- a CDS encoding SBBP repeat-containing protein — protein sequence MAPDTTAPFVVSTTPANNAVGVAVNGAITVTFSEPVTGIDGTTFLVSANGAPVAGQVTYVGRTATFTPSSPLAAAGTTYTVTITTGVKDAAGNALASNYNWTFSTPAAAGNAVARAADGSIYVVGDTNGNLGVSTLVNQGARDIFLIKYDGSGNVAWRRLIGTSADESAAGVTVDASGGVYVAGATQGKLGDNIGANVGKSDLFIIKFDAGGNRLWAQQLGTTEDDAATGVAVDGNGGVYVAGHTSGTLAGAISAGQRDALLARFDASNGALIWTRQLGTAANDKATSVTADGTGIYVGGTTGGIMPGVPAATTYMGATDFFVAKFDASGNQTWTQQMGTPEDDILSGIAVFSGKVYVTGHTNCNLAGTNAAGDVGITYDLFAVSFRIGDGLMQWKQEFGSKGSEFATGVAVDASGVYVTGYTNGNLADPGAAMQSNPYDAFLVKYDLSGARQWVQQKGTAGSDLTNAVAVDGNGNTVITGYSSEPQNLAGSTAVGDGVFLLRYDGSGNPV from the coding sequence GTGGCGCCGGACACCACGGCACCCTTCGTCGTCTCCACCACGCCCGCGAACAACGCCGTCGGCGTGGCCGTCAACGGCGCCATTACCGTCACCTTCAGCGAGCCGGTAACCGGCATCGACGGGACCACCTTCCTGGTGAGCGCCAACGGTGCGCCGGTGGCTGGCCAAGTCACCTATGTGGGCCGAACCGCCACTTTCACGCCCAGCAGCCCCCTGGCCGCTGCCGGCACCACCTACACGGTCACCATCACCACCGGCGTCAAGGACGCAGCGGGCAACGCACTGGCGTCCAACTACAACTGGACCTTCAGCACGCCGGCCGCCGCCGGCAATGCCGTCGCCCGCGCCGCCGACGGCAGCATCTACGTGGTCGGCGACACCAACGGCAACCTGGGCGTCAGCACGTTGGTCAACCAAGGTGCCCGGGACATCTTCCTGATCAAGTATGACGGCAGCGGCAACGTGGCCTGGCGGCGCCTGATCGGCACCAGCGCCGACGAGTCGGCCGCCGGCGTGACCGTGGATGCCAGCGGCGGCGTCTACGTGGCCGGCGCCACCCAGGGCAAGCTGGGCGACAACATCGGTGCCAATGTCGGCAAGAGCGATCTCTTCATAATCAAGTTCGACGCCGGCGGCAACCGGCTCTGGGCCCAGCAGCTCGGCACCACCGAGGATGACGCCGCCACTGGCGTGGCGGTGGACGGCAACGGCGGTGTCTACGTAGCCGGCCATACCAGCGGCACGCTGGCCGGCGCCATCAGCGCTGGTCAGCGCGATGCCCTGCTCGCCCGCTTTGATGCGAGCAATGGCGCGCTCATCTGGACCCGGCAGTTGGGCACCGCCGCGAACGACAAGGCCACCAGCGTGACGGCGGACGGTACCGGCATCTATGTGGGCGGCACCACCGGCGGCATCATGCCTGGCGTACCCGCTGCCACCACCTACATGGGCGCCACCGACTTCTTCGTGGCCAAGTTCGACGCCAGCGGCAATCAGACCTGGACCCAGCAGATGGGCACGCCGGAGGACGACATCCTCAGCGGCATCGCGGTGTTCAGCGGCAAAGTCTACGTGACCGGCCACACCAACTGCAACCTGGCCGGCACCAACGCCGCGGGCGATGTAGGCATTACCTATGATCTCTTCGCCGTCAGTTTCCGCATCGGCGATGGGCTCATGCAGTGGAAACAGGAGTTCGGCTCGAAGGGCAGCGAGTTCGCCACCGGCGTCGCCGTGGACGCCAGCGGCGTCTACGTGACCGGCTATACCAACGGCAACCTGGCTGATCCCGGCGCCGCCATGCAGAGCAATCCTTATGATGCATTCCTGGTCAAGTACGATCTCAGCGGCGCTCGCCAGTGGGTGCAGCAGAAAGGCACGGCCGGCAGCGATCTGACCAACGCCGTGGCGGTGGACGGCAACGGCAACACCGTCATCACCGGCTACAGCAGCGAGCCGCAGAACCTGGCCGGCAGCACCGCCGTGGGCGACGGGGTCTTCCTGCTCAGGTACGACGGCAGCGGCAATCCCGTCTAA